A region of the Blattabacterium cuenoti genome:
ATATTGCACACCGCAATACTACTATCATATTTATCTCTAACAACTTCGTATTCAATTTCTTTCCATCCTTCTAAATACTCTTCTACAACTACTTGAGAAGAATAAGAAAAAGCTTTATGGATAATTTTTTCTAAATCATGAATATTTTTTGCAAAACCACTTCCTAAACCTCCAAGAGTGTAAGCTGATCTAATTATGACAGGAAAACCAATTTTTAAAGCATAGGATGTGGCATCATCCATGGAATCCACCACAAAACTTTTTGCAGTTTTTATATTCATACGGATCAATCTCTTTCGGAAGAGATTTCTATCTTCACTCTGTATAATTGATTCAATAGACGTTCCTAAAACTTGAATTTGATATTTTTCTAGAAGACCTTCTTTAAAAAGTTGAATTCCACAATTTAAGGCGGTTTGTCCTCCAAAAGACAGCAAAATTCCTTTCGGTTTTTCCTTTTCAATAACCTTTTTTATAAAAAAAAATGTGAGAGGAAGAAAATAAACTTTATCAGCTACTTCTTTCGAAGTTTGTACAGTGGCTATATTTGGATTAATCAATATAGTATAAATCCCCTCCTCTTTAAGGGCTTTTAAAGCTTGTGTTCCAGAATAATCAAATTCACCCGCTTCTCCTATCTTTAAGGCTCCTGATCCCAGGATAAGTACTTTATCTATTTTCATACTTGGAAGATTCTTTTTTTTTCCATAGAATTAATAAAAAGATCGAATAAAAATTCCGTATCTGTAGGTCCACTTGATGCTTCTGGATGAAATTGCACCGAAAAAAAAGGTTTGTAATCATGAATAATTCCTTCGCAAGTGTTATCATTTAAATTTTTGAAGAACATTTTCCACTCTTTAGAAATATTTTTAGTATCCAAAACATATCCATGGTTTTGTGATGTGATAAAATTTTGTCCTTTTTCTAATAAAACAACTGGTTGATTATGTCCTCTGTGTGCATATGGAAGCTTGTAAGTATCTCCTCCTGCAGCAATTCCCAAAAGTTGATTTCCTAAACATATTCCAAATATAGGTTTTTCTTTTTTCAGAGCCTTACGAAGATAAGATATGGGTTTTTCATAAATTTTTGGATTTCCAGGACCATTAGAAAGGACCAACCCGTCATATTCTTCCTTCGTAAAATCATAATTCCATGGAACCCGGATGATAGTACAATCCCTCCGTAAAAGGCAACGCAAAATATTATTCTTTAATCCAAAATCTACAAGTAATATTTTATATTTTCCTTTTCCATACAGAATTTTATTCTGTACAGATACTTTTTCAGAAAGATTTTCCTGGTTAGGATCATAAAAAGGAAGATCTTCTTTTTCCATTAAAATTTTACCTAACATGCTACCCCCTTTTTTTCTTAGTTTTTGTGCAATAAATCTAGTATCTACTCCATATAATCCAGGTACACCATGTTCTTCCAACCAATCCGATAGAGATAAGCTCATATTCCAATGATACGGCCGACTGGAATAATAGGAAATAATAAGACCGGTGACTTGAACCTGATCGGATTCATAGAATTCCTGGATTCCTTCCTTCCAAGAGGAAGAGGGAACTCCATAATTTCCTATTATAGGATAAGTATAAGTCAATATTTGACCTTTGTAAGAAGGATCAGTTAAACTTTCCGTGTAACCTACCATAGCTGTATTAAAAACTACTTCTCCAGAAGAAGAGATTTTCGCTCCAAAATGATAAGCTGGATATTCTGTTCCATCTTCCAGTACAAGCATAGCCTTTTTTATATTATTTTTCATTTTTTAGATATGCTAAGGCATTTTTTAGTTTTGTTATAAATAATTTAATATGATTTACGTTAATAATCAGTGGAGGGAGTAATCGTAAGATATATGAATTGTTAGACGTTCCTACAAATACTTTTTCTTTGTATATTAAAATATTTTTCAAATCTTGAATAGGAAAATCAAATTCTAACCCTAACATCAATCCTCTTCCTCTTATTTTTTTTATTTGAGGAATCATCCGTAATTCTTGCAAAAGGATATTTCCCATTTTTTGAGCATTTTCAATTAAATTTTCTTTTTTCATAATCTCCAAAACAGCAATCCCTGCAGCACAAGCTAGATGATTTCCACCAAATGTCGTGCCTAACATTCCATAATAAGGGATAAATTTAGGATGTATAAGCACTCCCCCTATGGGAAATCCATTTCCCATTCCTTTAGCGATAGTAATTAAATCTGGCTCAACAGAATAAAACTGATGATAAAAAAAAGATCCAGTTCTTCCATATCCACTTTGAACTTCATCCACAATAAAAATTGTATCGTACTTTTTGCAAAGTTCCCAAACTTTACAAAAAAAATTTGAACCAGGATCTATAATTCCAGATACCCCTTGTATTCCTTCCGTAATTAAAGCACAAATCTCTCCAGTTTTTAATTCCCTTTCTAATAAATTTAGATCTTGATAATCTATAAATATAGTTTCATGTTGGGCATCGAAAGGAGATACTATTTTATAATTATCCGTCACAGATACACTTCCACTTGTTCTTCCATGAAAGGCTCCTTTAAAAGCAATAATTTTTTTCTTTCCTGTATGAAAAGAGGCGATTTTCAAAGCATTTTCATTGGATTCAGTTCCTGAATTGCAAAGAAATAACGAATAGTTTTCATATCCTGAAAAACGACCAAGTAAATTCGCCAATTTTTTCTTTTGAGAAATAAAAACACTATTCGAATAATAAGATATTTTATGAATTTGTTCTGTTAAGGCTTTTAAATAATATGAATGCGAATGACCAATGGAAATAACGGCATGTCCTCCATAAAAATCTAAATACATATGACCTTGTTTATCAAATATATAAACACCTTTTCCCTTGGTTAATTCTATATCTAAAATAGGATAGACGTTAAATAGCTCCATTTTTTTTTAATTAAAAACGAACGGATTTTAATTTCAAACCACAAATTTCATCCAAATGAAACATAAGATTCATATTCTGAACAGCTTGACCGGAAGCTCCTTTTATAAGATTATCTATCACACTAAGAACAATCAATTGATTCTTTTCTTTCATAAGATGTAAAATACACTTATTGGTGTTAACTACTTGTTTTACATCTATATTTAGATCAGAAATTTCCACAAAAGGATGATTTTTATAATAATCTTTATAGATTTCCTTATTTTCTTCCAAAGAAAAACCAGAATGAGTATATAAAGTAGTTATAATTCCTCTAGAAAAATTTCCCCTATAAGGGATCAAATAAACTTCCGATGAAAAATTATTTTGGACTTGATGGATAGTTTGTTGAATTTCTTGTAAATGCTGATGATTAAATATTTTATAAGTAGAAATGTTATTATTTCTCCAACTAAATTGGTTAGTCTCACTCATGCTCTTTCCAGAACCTGTGGAACCAGTTATAGCACTAATATGAATATTTCTTTTCAATAGTTTTTTTTTAGCTAAGGGTAATACAGCTAAAAGAATCGCTGTAGCAAAACATCCTGGATTAGCAATATTATTAGAGATTTTTATAATCTCTTTTTGTAATTCTGGTAATCCATAGATAAATTTTCTTCTCAAAAAAACCGATTGATTGATCATTCTAAAATCTTGACTAAGATCAATAACTTTGATAGTTTCTAATAGATTTTTTAATTCTTTTCTAGATTGTCCATGCCCTGAACAAAGAAATACTACATCAACATCCTTGTTTAAAGAATCGGTAAACTTCATATTATCTATTTCTCCTAATAAATCTTGATGAACTGAATGAATCAATTCTCCTGGATGGCTCCTACTTACCACGCTCTTTATCCTTACTTTTGGATGATAAACCATTAATCTCATTAATTCTCCAGCAGTATATCCAGCCCCTCCTATAATGCCTATCTTAATCATTCTTCTTTTTTATTTAAATTATGATACATTTTCATTTGATTGCTCAATATTTTTGTAAAACCTTTAACATCTTCTGCTGTCCAAGCATGATTCATTTCTCCATATTGAGCCATGTTAGAATCCATTAAATCAAATTTAGATTTAATTCCAACTAAATGAAATCTATAAGGATATAGAATGATATGCACGGTTCCAGTCAATCTTTCTTGTGTACTACTTAAAAACATCTCTATATCACGCATGACAGGATCTAAATATTGTGCCTCATGAAGTAACATTCCATACCAATTAGATAATTGTTCTTTCCAATAAAGTTGCCATTTTGTAAGAATATGTTTTTCTAACAAATGATGAGCTTTAATAATAATAATGGCAGCTGAAGCTT
Encoded here:
- the carA gene encoding glutamine-hydrolyzing carbamoyl-phosphate synthase small subunit produces the protein MKNNIKKAMLVLEDGTEYPAYHFGAKISSSGEVVFNTAMVGYTESLTDPSYKGQILTYTYPIIGNYGVPSSSWKEGIQEFYESDQVQVTGLIISYYSSRPYHWNMSLSLSDWLEEHGVPGLYGVDTRFIAQKLRKKGGSMLGKILMEKEDLPFYDPNQENLSEKVSVQNKILYGKGKYKILLVDFGLKNNILRCLLRRDCTIIRVPWNYDFTKEEYDGLVLSNGPGNPKIYEKPISYLRKALKKEKPIFGICLGNQLLGIAAGGDTYKLPYAHRGHNQPVVLLEKGQNFITSQNHGYVLDTKNISKEWKMFFKNLNDNTCEGIIHDYKPFFSVQFHPEASSGPTDTEFLFDLFINSMEKKRIFQV
- the argC gene encoding N-acetyl-gamma-glutamyl-phosphate reductase; this encodes MIKIGIIGGAGYTAGELMRLMVYHPKVRIKSVVSRSHPGELIHSVHQDLLGEIDNMKFTDSLNKDVDVVFLCSGHGQSRKELKNLLETIKVIDLSQDFRMINQSVFLRRKFIYGLPELQKEIIKISNNIANPGCFATAILLAVLPLAKKKLLKRNIHISAITGSTGSGKSMSETNQFSWRNNNISTYKIFNHQHLQEIQQTIHQVQNNFSSEVYLIPYRGNFSRGIITTLYTHSGFSLEENKEIYKDYYKNHPFVEISDLNIDVKQVVNTNKCILHLMKEKNQLIVLSVIDNLIKGASGQAVQNMNLMFHLDEICGLKLKSVRF
- a CDS encoding aspartate aminotransferase family protein, with the protein product MELFNVYPILDIELTKGKGVYIFDKQGHMYLDFYGGHAVISIGHSHSYYLKALTEQIHKISYYSNSVFISQKKKLANLLGRFSGYENYSLFLCNSGTESNENALKIASFHTGKKKIIAFKGAFHGRTSGSVSVTDNYKIVSPFDAQHETIFIDYQDLNLLERELKTGEICALITEGIQGVSGIIDPGSNFFCKVWELCKKYDTIFIVDEVQSGYGRTGSFFYHQFYSVEPDLITIAKGMGNGFPIGGVLIHPKFIPYYGMLGTTFGGNHLACAAGIAVLEIMKKENLIENAQKMGNILLQELRMIPQIKKIRGRGLMLGLEFDFPIQDLKNILIYKEKVFVGTSNNSYILRLLPPLIINVNHIKLFITKLKNALAYLKNEK